The Vicinamibacterales bacterium genomic interval CTATCCGCCGCGGCCCGTCTGGGACCGCACCGCGCTGTCGCACGCCGAACTCCTCGACTGGACCCGGCTCGTGGCGGCCACGGCGCGGGCGATGCTCGAGTCGCTGCCGCAACTCGCCGGCGGCTGTCTGAACTACTGGGACGCCGGGAACTGGGCGCTGAATCCCGCCGCGGATCCGCCTGGACCCAAGACCGGCCCGGCCCACCGGCGACTGCACCTGCACCTGTGCGGACGGAGCCCCAATTCGGCGGACCCGTCGTGGCCGTGGGGCGAGGCGCCGACGTTTCCGCCGTTCTCCGACCGGTTCTCGTGGTCGCTGGGCAAGCGCGCGCTCACGGCCGCGGAGTGCGTGGCCGTCGTCGACCGGGCGCGTGAGGTTCTGCGCGACGTGTACGCGACTGGCGACACCGGGGGTCTGGAGGCCGGGACCTGTCGCGGTTGCGGGTACCCCACACCGTCGGTCGACCTCGCCGACACCCGGTGCCCGACCTGCCGGGCCGAGGGGGGCGCATGAGACGCGTGGACCTCGTCGTTCTCGATCTCGTCGGCACGACGGTGCAGGCCGACGACGCCGTGCCCCAGGCCTTCGCCGCGGCGCTCGCCGCCGAGGGTGTCGCGATCGCGCCGGACGCCCTCACGGCGCTGCGTGGGGCGACGAAGCGCCAGGCCGTCGAGGCGCTCCTTCCGCCCGGGCCGGATCTCGCCGCGCGGGTGGAGCGCGCCTACGGCCTGTTCCAGGCGCGGCTCTTCGACGCGTACACTCCGGGGCGGGTCGCGCCGATCGCGGGCGCCCTCGACGCCATCGAGCGCCTCAGGAGCGCGGGCGTGCTCGTCGCCTTGAACACGGGCTTCGACCGTGCGCTGGCGTCACACCTGCTCGAGGCGCTCGGGTGGACGGCCGTGGCCGACGTTCTGGTGGCGGGGGACGAGGTGGCCCAGGGGCGGCCCGCCCCGTTTCTCATCTACGGGGCGATGGAGCGCACGGGCGTCATCGATGTGGGCCGCGTCGCGAATGTCGGCGACACGGTGATGGACCTCGAGGCCGGACACCACGCCCGGGCCGGGTGGAACATCGGCGTCTGGTCCGGCGCGCACGATCGCGCGCGACTGGCCGCCGCGCCGCACACGCACCTGTGCGCATCCATCGCGGACGTCCCGGCCGTGCTCGGCCTGGCCTGACGCAACGCGTCAGCGCGTCGTCGGATCCACGCGGCGTCCGCCGATGTAGACGGCATTCAGCCGCCGCGTATTGGCGATGTCGTCGAGGGGATTGGCGTCGAGGACCAGGAGGTCCGCGGCGGCGCCGGGCGCGATCGTGCCGAGCCGGCCCTGCTCGTTCCAGCAGGCCGCCGCATTCCCCGTCGCAGCCACGAGCGCCTGCATCGGCGTGAGGCCCGACTGCACCATCAGCTCGAGTTCCAGGTGTTCGAAGAAGCCCTGGAAGCGGCCGGCCGGACCGGTGTCGGTGCCGAACGCCACGCGGATGCCCGCGTCGCTCACCCGTTTCAGGTTGGCTTTCGCCACCTCGAGTCCCGCCTTGTACTTCTGGCCCTGCGCCCACCCAGGACTCGCCCGGAACTTCGCCTGGCGGGCGGCGTCGGCCACCATCGCAGCGATGCCGGCGCCGTAGCCGCGGCGAAAGAAGGGGTCGTTGGCCCACGGGGGTGTGGATTCGTAGACGTACGTGGACACCTCGCGCATCAGCGTCGGGGAGTAGCACGCGTTGGTCTTCCGCATGGCGGCCAGGAAGGCGTCGTCCACCGGGAGGTCTCGCACGCTGTGCGCGATGAAGTGGGCGCCGGCCTCGGCGACCGCCTTTGCGTCCGCGAGATAGAAGATGTGCACCGCGAGCGGCAACTTGGCCGCAGTCGCTCGTTCGAGCGTGGCCCGCCACGCCGCCTCAGGCATCTTCTTCGTCGTGCCGAGGTTGTCGTCGATGCGGATCTTGACGAGGTCGGGCTTCTTCGCGATGACGGCGTCGGTCGCCGCGCGCGCCTCCTCCGCCGTGTCGGTGTAGACGATGGGGCCGGCGACGAAGACTCGTGATCGTCCCGGCGGCCCCGCCGATTGCTCCGCGCGCAGGGCGAACGCGTCGTCGCCGTCGTCGCCCAGCGAGAACACGGTCGTGACGCCATACGTGGCGTAGGCGCGCAGTTGCCGCACGAGGTTGTCGCGCGTGTAGAACTGCTGCCCGGTGCTGAAGCCGTCGACGGGCGACAGGTGCCCGTGCGCGTTCACGAGGCCCGGCATCAGCGTCTTGCCGGCCAGGTCCACGCGCGTGGCCCCATCCGGTACCCGGACGTCGGCCGCCGGGCCGGCGGCCGTG includes:
- a CDS encoding HAD hydrolase-like protein; protein product: MRRVDLVVLDLVGTTVQADDAVPQAFAAALAAEGVAIAPDALTALRGATKRQAVEALLPPGPDLAARVERAYGLFQARLFDAYTPGRVAPIAGALDAIERLRSAGVLVALNTGFDRALASHLLEALGWTAVADVLVAGDEVAQGRPAPFLIYGAMERTGVIDVGRVANVGDTVMDLEAGHHARAGWNIGVWSGAHDRARLAAAPHTHLCASIADVPAVLGLA
- a CDS encoding amidohydrolase family protein, with the translated sequence MRRQTALALAALLLAASAASAQVTAFVGGRVIDGTGRVIERGTVVVRDGVITAAGPAADVRVPDGATRVDLAGKTLMPGLVNAHGHLSPVDGFSTGQQFYTRDNLVRQLRAYATYGVTTVFSLGDDGDDAFALRAEQSAGPPGRSRVFVAGPIVYTDTAEEARAATDAVIAKKPDLVKIRIDDNLGTTKKMPEAAWRATLERATAAKLPLAVHIFYLADAKAVAEAGAHFIAHSVRDLPVDDAFLAAMRKTNACYSPTLMREVSTYVYESTPPWANDPFFRRGYGAGIAAMVADAARQAKFRASPGWAQGQKYKAGLEVAKANLKRVSDAGIRVAFGTDTGPAGRFQGFFEHLELELMVQSGLTPMQALVAATGNAAACWNEQGRLGTIAPGAAADLLVLDANPLDDIANTRRLNAVYIGGRRVDPTTR